In Lacibacter sp. H375, one DNA window encodes the following:
- a CDS encoding DUF3276 family protein has protein sequence MAYENNDKRMESIYSKRIRAGKRRTYFFDVRSTRGNDYYLTITESRKRFTGEGYDRHKIFLYKEDFNKFIKGLNEAVDYVKTELMPDFDFDAFNHEDAPSSGDGEYSNNEAIESSNGTPVATAAPAASTPAPVQDAPAAPAVEQVPATSGDNLANEEVDKW, from the coding sequence GTGGCGTACGAAAACAATGACAAACGGATGGAAAGTATTTACAGCAAGCGCATCCGTGCTGGTAAGAGAAGAACGTATTTCTTTGATGTAAGATCTACACGTGGCAACGATTATTATCTCACCATTACGGAGAGCCGTAAACGTTTTACGGGTGAAGGGTACGACCGTCATAAGATTTTTCTGTACAAAGAAGACTTCAACAAGTTTATTAAAGGATTGAATGAAGCGGTTGATTATGTGAAAACAGAATTAATGCCCGATTTTGATTTTGATGCATTCAACCATGAAGATGCTCCATCAAGTGGCGATGGTGAATACAGCAATAATGAGGCAATTGAATCGTCAAATGGGACGCCTGTAGCAACTGCTGCACCTGCGGCATCAACTCCGGCCCCTGTTCAGGATGCACCTGCTGCACCTGCAGTTGAACAAGTACCTGCAACAAGTGGCGATAACCTCGCTAACGAAGAGGTTGATAAATGGTAA
- a CDS encoding S1C family serine protease, whose protein sequence is MDEILLLDATERYLNGEMNAEEKAMFEKLRETNQEVDQMVVEHSFFLQQFERYGGVREMKHSLHEVHNQLLQDGEIREEVLSTSAKVVNMWKRYKRTMTIAASIAGITAISISGMTLLFTPKSNNKQVQELVNTVNVIKEKQRQQDNRINHIANATKIPTGTSVTGFGSAFLVDGKGYLVTNAHVLRNAKGIIVLNSKGDEFKAIIVKVDAAKDIAILKIVDKDYKSLGTLPYGIRKSSTDIAEPIFTLGYPRNEIVYGEGYLSAKTGFNGDTLSCQIAVAANPGNSGGPVFNKNGEVIGILSTKETKADGVVFAIQSKYIIETVNQLKKDDSTIELKLPSKSSVKGMGASEQVKKIQDYVYMVKVY, encoded by the coding sequence ATGGATGAAATTTTACTATTAGATGCAACTGAGCGTTACCTCAACGGCGAAATGAATGCCGAGGAGAAAGCTATGTTTGAGAAACTTCGGGAAACAAACCAGGAAGTTGACCAGATGGTAGTGGAGCATTCGTTTTTCCTGCAGCAGTTTGAACGTTACGGTGGTGTGAGGGAAATGAAACATTCGTTGCATGAGGTGCACAACCAATTGCTCCAGGATGGAGAGATAAGAGAAGAGGTACTGTCAACCAGCGCTAAAGTGGTGAACATGTGGAAGCGTTACAAACGAACCATGACCATTGCTGCTTCTATAGCAGGTATTACTGCTATCTCTATCAGTGGAATGACGTTGCTGTTTACTCCAAAAAGTAACAATAAGCAGGTACAGGAGTTAGTGAATACGGTGAACGTGATCAAGGAGAAACAAAGACAACAGGATAACCGTATCAATCACATAGCCAACGCAACAAAAATACCTACCGGAACTTCTGTAACAGGATTTGGTTCTGCATTTTTAGTTGATGGCAAAGGCTACCTCGTAACCAATGCACACGTATTGCGAAATGCAAAAGGTATTATCGTATTAAATAGCAAGGGTGATGAATTCAAAGCAATCATTGTAAAAGTTGATGCAGCAAAAGATATTGCTATTCTCAAGATCGTAGATAAAGACTACAAATCACTTGGTACACTTCCGTACGGTATCCGCAAATCATCAACCGATATTGCTGAACCTATTTTCACACTTGGTTATCCACGTAATGAAATTGTTTACGGTGAAGGTTACCTGAGTGCCAAAACAGGTTTTAACGGAGATACTCTCAGTTGCCAGATAGCTGTTGCGGCTAACCCCGGTAACAGTGGTGGACCGGTATTTAACAAGAATGGTGAGGTTATTGGTATCCTGAGTACAAAAGAAACAAAAGCTGATGGTGTTGTATTCGCCATCCAATCGAAATATATCATTGAAACCGTGAATCAATTGAAAAAAGATGATTCAACCATTGAGCTGAAACTGCCTTCTAAATCTTCAGTAAAAGGAATGGGTGCAAGCGAACAGGTGAAGAAGATCCAGGATTACGTTTACATGGTGAAAGTATATTGA